The Nitrospirota bacterium region TCAAAATGATCGTTCGATCAGAGAAGGAAGATCGGTCCCGTGCGAAATCTCTGGGGATTTTTATTTTTCCAACCATTGTTTTGGATGGAGAGGTTTTTTCTGTAGGAGAACCCCGGTTGGAACATTTGGTTCAGGTATTAAAAGACAAAACAAGCTGATTTTTATTAAATATCGGAGGTGTTTAATCCATGAAACTGTTCAACGAAAAAAATATATTCTTTGCCCCGGCCTTCACAACATTTGAAAAAAATGGGATTTATTATTTAATTGACGAAAATACTCCCAACTGGGTCTCGACCGACCATCGGGGAGTCTTCATTTTGTCTCAGGTGAACGGTAAAAATTCCCTGTCAGACCTTTCCAGGATATATGGCCAGGAATATAGGCTTGAAGCCTCAAAGGCGCTGTCTCACGTTCATACCTTTCTTTCGGACGCGGAAAGAAGAGGGATGATCGGAACCCGTCCCGTTGTTCCCGCTGATTATCCCGGCCGGGAATATTTTTTAAAGAAACCGGGTCTGAAAGAATTTTGGATCCATACGAATAACTCCTGCAATTTAACCTGCACCCATTGTCTGGTCTCCTCTTCTCCGGAAGGGGATCCGGGCTTATCCAGTGAAAAGATCAAACAGGTGATTGATGAAGCGGTAGATTTAGGGGTTTTAAGGTTTTATTTTACCGGGGGAGAGCCTTTTGCCCGGAAAGACAT contains the following coding sequences:
- a CDS encoding thioredoxin family protein, with the translated sequence MIILELFLSPRCISASSAMALAKEAVRKVPGVKMIVRSEKEDRSRAKSLGIFIFPTIVLDGEVFSVGEPRLEHLVQVLKDKTS